From one Cyanobacterium stanieri PCC 7202 genomic stretch:
- a CDS encoding phosphate ABC transporter ATP-binding protein, PhoT family (PFAM: ABC transporter~TIGRFAM: phosphate ABC transporter, ATP-binding protein~COGs: COG1117 ABC-type phosphate transport system ATPase component~InterProIPR005670:IPR003593:IPR003439:IPR015850:IPR 017871~KEGG: cyh:Cyan8802_2832 phosphate ABC transporter, ATPase subunit~PFAM: ABC transporter related~SMART: AAA ATPase~SPTR: Phosphate ABC transporter, ATPase subunit;~TIGRFAM: phosphate ABC transporter, ATPase subunit), translating to MSLELDKNIAQEPVVQIENVDVYYGTHKAVAGVNLDIPKNNAVAFIGPSGCGKSTILRCINRMNDLVASARVKGRITFKGKDIYAKSVDPVGLRSRIGMVFQKPNPFPKSIYENVAWGARLNGYKGNMDDLVEDSLRKAAVWDEVKDKLKQSGLALSGGQQQRLCIARTIAIQPDVILMDEPCSALDPISTLKVEESIHELKRNYTIVIVTHNMQQASRVSDLTAFFNARSVEGGGGKLGYLVEYDKTENIFQNPAEEATQQYVSGRFG from the coding sequence ATGAGTCTAGAACTAGATAAGAACATAGCACAAGAACCCGTAGTTCAGATCGAAAACGTAGATGTATATTACGGCACCCATAAAGCCGTAGCGGGGGTAAACCTAGACATCCCCAAAAATAACGCCGTAGCCTTCATCGGGCCTTCTGGATGTGGCAAAAGTACCATCCTTAGATGTATCAACCGTATGAATGACTTAGTCGCCAGTGCTAGAGTTAAAGGTAGAATCACCTTCAAAGGTAAAGATATTTATGCCAAATCTGTAGATCCTGTGGGTTTAAGATCTAGAATTGGTATGGTATTCCAAAAACCTAACCCCTTCCCCAAATCCATCTATGAAAATGTCGCCTGGGGTGCCAGACTCAATGGTTATAAAGGAAATATGGATGACTTAGTAGAAGATTCTTTGCGTAAAGCTGCCGTATGGGATGAGGTGAAAGATAAACTAAAACAGAGCGGTTTAGCCCTTTCTGGGGGACAACAACAGCGTCTATGTATCGCCCGTACCATTGCCATTCAACCTGATGTTATTTTAATGGATGAACCCTGCTCTGCTCTAGATCCCATTTCCACCCTCAAGGTAGAGGAATCTATCCATGAATTAAAACGTAACTATACCATCGTCATTGTTACCCACAATATGCAACAGGCTTCGAGGGTGTCAGACTTAACCGCCTTTTTTAATGCCCGTAGCGTTGAAGGAGGGGGCGGAAAATTAGGTTATTTGGTGGAATACGATAAAACCGAAAATATATTTCAAAATCCAGCCGAAGAAGCCACTCAGCAATATGTCAGTGGACGTTTTGGCTAA
- a CDS encoding glycosyl transferase family 2 (PFAM: Tetratricopeptide repeat; Glycosyl transferase family 2~COGs: COG0463 Glycosyltransferase involved in cell wall biogenesis~InterPro IPR019734:IPR013026:IPR001173:IPR001440~KEGG: cyc:PCC7424_1981 glycosyl transferase family 2~PFAM: glycosyl transferase family 2; Tetratricopeptide TPR_1 repeat-containing protein~SPTR: Glycosyl transferase family 2), which translates to MTNIALCMIVKNEAKSLPNCLNSVKDFVAEMVIVDTGSTDDTREVAQGFGAKVVDYEWNNNFADARNFGLGFVESDWVLVLDADEVFNGEVFPAIQKAVGKDDNLVVNLIRHEVGANSSPYSLLSRLFRRHPQINFSRPYHALIDDAVEGLLKEESHWQVVDLAQVAIAHYGYQPAIIEAQDKAQRGRVAMESYLKDNPNDSYVCSKLGALYLQLGEKKKGLKLLTKGLKLHGSSPAVTFELHYHLANALVRDNQIDSAIKHYEKAIALPLLPIIKLGAYHNYASLSYQQKEYLRAIELYQECLKIQPDFALVYYNLGLCYKALGRNFKAITAYQTAIKLNPTDAYAYQNLGLLLYRQAQYEDSQKALQQAVMLHRQQNPQFAIQLEEELRAIGFSF; encoded by the coding sequence ATGACTAATATTGCCCTATGTATGATTGTTAAAAACGAGGCGAAGTCTTTGCCTAATTGTCTTAATAGTGTCAAGGATTTTGTGGCGGAGATGGTAATTGTCGATACGGGTTCGACGGATGATACTAGGGAGGTGGCGCAGGGTTTTGGTGCGAAGGTGGTGGATTATGAGTGGAATAATAATTTTGCGGATGCTCGTAATTTTGGTTTGGGTTTTGTGGAGTCGGATTGGGTTTTGGTGTTGGATGCGGATGAGGTTTTTAATGGGGAGGTTTTTCCTGCCATACAAAAGGCGGTAGGGAAGGATGATAATTTAGTGGTGAATTTGATTCGTCATGAGGTGGGGGCGAATTCTTCTCCTTATTCGTTGTTGTCTCGTTTGTTTCGTCGTCATCCTCAGATTAATTTTTCTCGTCCTTATCATGCTTTAATTGATGATGCGGTGGAGGGTTTACTCAAGGAGGAAAGCCATTGGCAGGTGGTGGATTTGGCTCAAGTGGCGATCGCCCATTATGGTTATCAACCTGCTATTATTGAGGCACAGGATAAGGCACAGAGGGGAAGAGTTGCCATGGAGTCTTATCTGAAGGATAATCCCAATGATAGTTATGTGTGCAGTAAGTTGGGGGCATTATATCTGCAGTTGGGGGAGAAAAAGAAGGGTTTAAAGTTATTGACGAAGGGGTTAAAGTTACATGGTAGTAGTCCTGCGGTTACGTTTGAGTTACACTATCATCTAGCTAATGCTTTGGTAAGGGATAATCAGATTGATTCGGCGATTAAACATTACGAAAAAGCCATCGCTCTTCCCCTTTTACCGATCATAAAATTGGGGGCATATCATAATTATGCTAGTTTATCTTATCAACAAAAGGAATATCTAAGGGCGATCGAGTTATACCAAGAATGCCTAAAAATCCAGCCTGATTTTGCTCTGGTTTACTACAATCTAGGTTTATGTTACAAAGCCTTGGGGCGTAATTTCAAAGCCATTACTGCCTATCAGACTGCCATTAAACTTAATCCCACCGATGCCTATGCTTATCAAAATCTGGGGTTATTGTTATATAGACAGGCTCAATATGAAGATAGTCAGAAAGCCTTACAACAGGCTGTTATGTTGCACCGTCAACAAAATCCTCAATTTGCCATACAATTAGAAGAGGAGTTAAGGGCGATCGGTTTTTCGTTTTAG
- a CDS encoding alpha/beta hydrolase fold protein (COGs: COG0596 hydrolase or acyltransferase (alpha/beta hydrolase superfamily)~InterPro IPR000073~KEGG: cyc:PCC7424_1923 alpha/beta hydrolase fold protein~PFAM: alpha/beta hydrolase fold~SPTR: Alpha/beta hydrolase fold protein), whose translation MIEKVTWKEKTGNQRDWHWRGWKIRYSYHRVNPENKANDIPIILLHGFGASIGHWRHNVPVLKENHTVYALDLLGFGASRKAYTNYDVTVWSELVYDFWRTFINVPVIIIGNSIGSLIALYGTAQHPEMVHRLVMLSLPDLSARQKMLPKFVLPVVKTIESIVASPLLIRLIFLVARQPKVIRKWLGVAYGDKTAVDDELVDIIATPPQDKGAARTLIALTKSVNQSDFSLSAKDLLRQVNIPMLLLWGKGDRFIPPTIAPQLASVNPLITLNLLDGLGHCLHDEKPDLFHRILFDWLKTIHKK comes from the coding sequence ATGATAGAAAAGGTGACTTGGAAGGAAAAAACGGGAAATCAAAGGGATTGGCATTGGCGGGGATGGAAAATTCGCTATAGCTACCATAGAGTTAACCCAGAAAATAAAGCGAATGACATCCCTATCATCTTACTCCATGGCTTTGGGGCATCCATCGGACATTGGCGCCATAATGTACCTGTGTTGAAGGAAAATCACACGGTTTATGCCCTTGACTTACTAGGTTTTGGGGCATCTCGCAAAGCCTATACTAATTATGATGTGACTGTGTGGTCAGAGTTGGTCTATGATTTTTGGAGAACTTTTATTAATGTACCTGTAATTATCATCGGTAATTCCATTGGTTCATTAATTGCCCTTTATGGCACTGCCCAACATCCTGAGATGGTGCATCGGTTGGTAATGTTGAGTTTACCTGATTTATCGGCAAGGCAGAAGATGTTACCGAAGTTTGTTTTACCTGTGGTGAAAACCATAGAAAGTATCGTCGCTTCCCCTTTACTCATTCGGCTGATATTTTTGGTTGCCCGTCAACCCAAGGTAATTCGTAAATGGTTGGGGGTTGCCTATGGGGATAAAACTGCGGTGGATGATGAATTGGTGGATATTATTGCCACTCCTCCCCAAGACAAGGGCGCTGCTCGTACTCTCATCGCCCTTACTAAGTCGGTTAATCAGTCTGATTTTTCCCTTTCTGCAAAGGATTTATTACGGCAGGTTAACATTCCTATGTTACTACTTTGGGGTAAGGGCGATCGCTTCATACCTCCTACCATTGCCCCCCAACTTGCCTCTGTTAATCCTTTAATTACTCTCAACTTATTAGATGGATTAGGACATTGTCTCCATGATGAAAAACCTGATTTATTTCACCGTATTTTATTTGACTGGTTGAAAACTATTCATAAGAAATAA
- a CDS encoding Calcium/calmodulin dependent protein kinase II association-domain protein (PFAM: Calcium/calmodulin dependent protein kinase II Association~TIGRFAM: conserved hypothetical protein~COGs: COG4875 Uncharacterized protein with a cystatin-like fold~InterPro IPR016887:IPR013543~KEGG: pna:Pnap_4027 calcium/calmodulin dependent protein kinase II association-domain-containing protein~PFAM: Calcium/calmodulin dependent protein kinase II association-domain protein~SPTR: Calcium/calmodulin dependent protein kinase II, association-domain protein) translates to MKILSLLGLCSSLLTLGMNVPATFAQDYEADAEVETTNAICERVTEEDIASLFDRWNESLGTGNPENVVTNYAENAILLATVSNNPKLNTEDKIEYFERFLENKPIGTIDQRTIFIGCNTAVDSGLYTFTFNKTGEEVQARYSYTYTWDGSEWLIINHHSSKLPETES, encoded by the coding sequence ATGAAAATACTATCTCTTTTAGGCTTGTGTAGTTCTTTATTAACATTGGGGATGAATGTTCCTGCTACCTTTGCTCAAGATTATGAAGCTGATGCTGAGGTAGAGACAACCAACGCCATTTGTGAAAGAGTCACAGAGGAAGACATTGCCTCTTTATTTGATCGCTGGAATGAATCTTTGGGTACGGGTAATCCCGAAAATGTAGTTACTAACTATGCAGAAAATGCTATTCTTTTGGCGACGGTTTCTAATAATCCAAAATTAAATACAGAGGATAAAATAGAATATTTTGAAAGATTTTTGGAAAATAAACCCATAGGAACTATTGACCAAAGAACTATTTTTATCGGTTGTAATACGGCTGTTGATAGTGGATTATATACTTTTACTTTTAATAAAACAGGGGAGGAAGTACAGGCTCGTTACAGCTACACTTACACTTGGGATGGTAGTGAATGGTTAATTATTAATCATCATTCTTCTAAGTTACCTGAAACCGAAAGTTAA